ATCGGTTGCACTATGCGGGCTGCGGCCTTTTGGCAATGATTGCGCTTGCTCGCGATTGGCACGCCCTGGCGGCGTTCGGGGCTGCTACGCGGCGCTAGAGAGCGCCCGGCGCAGCAGCGCCAGCACGTCAGCACGTCAGCATGAGCCGTCCCGGGATCGTCGTTGAACGCGGCCGGCCCGGTCATGTCCGGCAGCAGGCCCGATAGCTGGTCCTCTATCAGGTCGCCGATCGCTCGATCCTGTCCCGCCGCTCGATCGATGGCACCTTCCATGCTCCAGGCGACGGCCTTGGGGCTGGTGGGCGAGCAAGGCCGCCCGGTCGCATCCCGGGCGCCACCGCCGC
The sequence above is drawn from the Methylobacterium terrae genome and encodes:
- a CDS encoding DUF6197 family protein, with the protein product MLALLSDPARWCRGGGARDATGRPCSPTSPKAVAWSMEGAIDRAAGQDRAIGDLIEDQLSGLLPDMTGPAAFNDDPGTAHADVLTCWRCCAGRSLAPRSSPERRQGVPIASKRNHCQKAAARIVQPMPGFGCASQDKISNLIKRRYELRG